TTAGGCAACAGTTAATTGCAAACCATAGAGCGAAGTGTTCGAAGACTCGCGACTATTGGTCAATAGCCTGAAACACAGGGGCTACTAGACTGTCCATTGGTAAGTGTGTGTGCCCTGTACAGGGCATATAAGGAGGCACTGATGAGCCTGACAACGACAATCCTGATGCTGATCCTGGGCTGGCTGGCCGTCGCCGGCGCCATGCTCTGGGGCGTGCTGCGTATCACTCGCCGCCACCACGCTCAGCCCCGCAAGCCAGGCATCGAAAGCGAAAAGACCGCCCGGCGCCCCGCCACTGTGCACTGATCCCCGCTTTCCCTTCCCGTAAAACGACACGGCCGCCTGACTCCAGCGAGTACAGACGGCCGTTTGCCTTGGTGGCGAATCAGACCTCGGTGTGCTGCGCCTGGCGCTTCTGCCGAGCCCGACGGGCCAACATGTTCAAGCTTTCAATGGCCGCCGAGAACGCCATGGCCGCATACACATAGCCCTTGGGCACATGGGCGCCGAAACCTTCGGCGATCAGGGTCATGCCGATCATGATCAGGAAGCCCAGGGCCAGCATGACCACAGTCGGGTTGTCATGGATGAACTTGGCCAGCGGTTCGGCGGCCAGCAACATCACCAGCACCGAGATCACTACGGCAATGATCATGATCGGCAGGTGCTCGGTCATGCCCACCGCCGTAATGATGCTGTCGATGGAAAACACCAGGTCCAGCATCAGGATCTGCCCGATCGCCGCCGCAAACCCGATGCTCACCTTGGAAGTCGCGGTAGCCGGCTTCTCGGGCTCAGGGTCCATGCTCTGGTGGATCTCGGTGGTGGCTTTCCAGACCAGGAACAGGCCACCGGCAATCAGGATCATGTCCTTCCAGGAGAAACTCTGCCCCAGCACGTCGATCACCGGCTCAGTGAGCTGGACGATGAAAGCGATGGTGCTGAGCAGCGCCAGACGCAGGAACAACGCCATGCTGATCCCGATGCGTCGCGCCTTGGCCCGGTGCTTTTCCGGCAGCTTGTTGGTGAGGATGGAAATAAAGATCAGGTTATCGATGCCAAGCACGATCTCCATCACCACCAGAGTGGCCAGAGCCACCCAAGCGGTGGGGCTGGCGGCGAGCTGTAAAAGGTAATCCATGGGTCAATCCTGAATCGGTGATATGAAAAGTCAGATTTCCTGGGAAGAATCGGGCTTCTTGGCCGCGTCGTCCTCTGGTTTTTCCTTGCCGGTCACGCTTTGCGTGGCCTCGCTCAGGGCCTGCTCGGCAGCCTTGTGGGTGTCATCGATGGCCTGCTTGGCCGTCTCGGCGGCCTTGTCCAGCACCTGTTGAGCGCTTTTTTCCGCCTGATCACACCCCGCCAGGGTCAGCATAGACAGGGCCAGCAACGAGGCCGCGCCCAGGGTTTTGAATGACATGCCGTATTCCTCGATAGAACGGACAGGGCCAATGCGGGCCCCGTCGATAGCGGGGCATTTTAAGGAGACGAATACTTCAGGAAAATTCGTATTTTTGGCAGTTATACTTCGGTTTTTACGAACTGGTAAGCGCCATGCTCAACTACCGCCAACTGCATTACTTCTGGGTTGTGGCCAAGACCGGCAGCATCGTGCGCGCCTGCGAGCAGCTCAACCTGACCCCACAAACCATCAGCGGGCAGATCAGCCTGCTGGAACAGACCTACGGCATCGAACTGTTTCGCCGGGTCGGGCGCCAGCTGGAACTGAGCGAAGCCGGACGCCAGGCGCTGCCCTACGCCGAACAGATGTTCCAGCTCGGCGGCGAACTGGAAGCCATGCTCCGCGCCCGCCCCGACGAGCAGCAGATCCAGTTCCGGGTCGGCGTGGCGGATGTGGTGCCCAAGTCCATCGTCTATCGCCTGATCGCCCCGACCATGGAGCTCAGCGAACCGATTCGCCTGACCTGCCGCGAAGACAAACTCGAACGGCTGCTGGCGGATCTGGCCATCCAGCGCCTGGATCTGGTGATCTCCGACAGCCCGATGCCCTCGCACCTGGACATCAAGGGCTACAGCCAGAAGCTCGGGGAGTGCGGCATCAGCTTCTTCGCCACCGCCGAACTGGCCCAGCAGCACGGCGCCGACTTCCCTCGCGGCCTGCACGGCGCGCCACTACTGATTCCCGGGCAGGAAACCGTGGTGCGCAGCCGCCTGCTGCGCTGGTTCGCCGAACAGCAACTGCAACCGCGGATCATCGGCGAATTCGACGACAGCGCCCTGATGCAGGCCTTTGGCCAATCCGGCAGCGGGATCTTCATCGCCCCCAGCGTGATTGCCGAGGAGGTCCGGCACCAGTACGGCGTCCAGCTGATTGGCCAGACCGACGCCGTGACCGAATCGTTCTATGCCATCTCGGTGGAGCGCAAGGTCAAGCACCCGGGCATCCTGGCCATCACCGAGGGCGCGCGCCGCGAACTGTTCACGCCCCTGGCGCATTGACAGAGGCGCAGGCCTGCGGCGTCTTGAGGTTCATCAGCAGCAGGGCCAGGGCAATCGACAGCAGGATGAACGCCGACGCCGCCATCCCCAGGCTGCCCAGGCCCAGGGTGTCGATTACCCGCCCGCCCACCATCGCCCCCAGGCCGATCCCCAGGTTGGCCCCGGCGATGTTCAGCGACGCGGCGAATGCCGGCGCTTGCGGCGCAGCCTTGATCAGGCGCACATGGCTGACCAGGAACAGCGCGGCCTGGGTCACGCCCCAGAGGCCCATCGCCGCCGCCAGCCCCAGGGTCGAATCGATACTCGGCACCAGGGCCAGCATGCCGCCCATCATCAAGGCGCAGAACACCATGGAGGCGATCAGCGGATGGCGGTCCACGGCCCGGCCACCCAGGGAGTTGCCGATCAGCCCCACGGCGCCGAAGCCCATCAGGCACCAGCCCACCAGGGTGCCGTCGAAACCGGCCAGGCGTTCGAGGATGTCCGCCAGGTAGGTGTAGGCGGTGAACATGCCGCTGAACACCAGGATCGACAGCAGCACATGCCCCTGCATCAGCGGGCTGCGCAGGATGCGAAACTGCGCCCGCAGGCTCGCCTGCGGGTTGTGCGGCCTGGTTTTCGGCAGATAGACCCACAGCAGCAGGGCCTTGGCGAAGGCCACCAGGGCCAGGATGCCGAAGGCGCTGCGCCAGCCGAACGCATCGGCGATCAGGGTGCCCACGGGAATCCCGAACACCGTGGCACAGACGATGCCGAAGCCGATCTTGGCAATGGCCCGCCCGGCATGATCCGGGCCGACGATATCCACCGCCGTTTCACTGGCCAGGGCCCAGAACACCGGCAACCCCAGGGCCGGCACCAGGCGTGCCAGGGCCATCACCCAGATGTTCGGCGCCAGGGCCGCCAGGGTGTTGGCCAGGCCAAACATCAACAACACGCCGATAAACAGCTGCTTGCGCGGAAAACGCGCGAAATAGGCCGTGAGGAAGGGCCCGAACGCGGCGACGGTAAAGGCGAACAGGGTCACCAGCAAGCCGGCCTGCGACACGCTGACCTGCAAGTCCCGGGCTATCGACGGCAACAGGCCGACGATGACGAACTCCGTGGTCAACACGGTAAAACCCGCGGCGGACAACAGCAGGATGGGCAACAACATCGCAAACTCCAGAAACAACGACAGCAGCGACAGCCCGAAGGGCCCGCTGACTGGATAGAAAAGGGGGTGACGGATCTTAACAGAGAGGGCACGGGTCTGGGCAACCGCCCCGTCCCCGGCACCGGACATCAGCGGTGGCAGATCGTCACATCGACGCAGGAAGCCCGAGCGCCTGTGATAAAGTCCGCCCCCTGCCAAAAACAGTGGTTGTCGTACTGGCTTGCCCGTCAGGCCACCCGATCGCCCGTTGCCCTTTGCCACCGCATCCCTGGATGCCGGCTCAGCCCCGGCATGCACTGCACATTAAAAAAAACAGAGATACCGCTATGAGCGCTGCACCTCCTTCCTTCCTGCACACCCTCAAACGCCTGAGCCTGGTGACCCAGATCGTCATCGGCCTGATTGCCGGGATCGCCCTGGCCCTGCTGGCCCCCGAAGTGGCGAAGTCCACCACCTTCATCGGCAAGGTCTTCGTCTCGGCGCTCAAGGCCGTGGCGCCGATCCTGGTGTTCGTGCTGGTCATGGCCTCGATCGCCAACCACAAGCACGGCCAGGAAACCCATATCCGGCCGATCCTGGTGCTCTACCTGCTGGGCACCTTCGCCGCGGCGGTGGTCGCGGTGATCGCCAGCAGCCTGTTCCCCTCGTCCCTGGTCCTGGCCACCCACGACGTCGCCGTGACTGCCCCCGGCGGTATCAGCGAAGTGCTGCAAAGCCTGCTGCTGAGCGTGGTGGACAACCCGGTCAGCGCCCTGATGAACGCCAACTTCATCGGCATCCTGGCCTGGGCCATCGGCATGGGCGTGGCCATCCGTCATGCCGGCGAGACCACCCGCGCCGTGCTCGATGACCTGTCCAACGGGGTCACCGTCATCGTGCGCGTGGTGATCCGCTTCGCGCCCCTGGGGATCTTCGGCCTGGTGGCCTCGACCCTGGCCACCTCCGGCTTCGATGCCCTGCTCGGCTACCTGCACCTGCTGGCGGTACTGATCGGCTGCATGCTGTTCGTGGCGCTGGTGATGAACCCGCTGATCGTGTTCTGGAAAATCCGCCGCAACCCCTTCCCGCTGGTGCTGACCTGCCTGCGCGAGAGCGGCATCACCGCCTTCTTCACCCGCAGCTCGGCGGCCAACATTCCGGTCAACCTGGAGCTGAGCAAGCGCCTGGGCCTGCATGAAGACACCTACTCGGTGTCCATCCCCCTGGGCGCCACCATCAACATGGCCGGCGCGGCGATCACCATCACCGTGCTGACCCTGGCCGCCGTGCACACCCTGGGCATTGCCGTGGACCTGCCGACCGCCGTGCTGCTCAGCGTGGTGGCGGCGATCTGCGCCTGCGGCGCTTCCGGCGTTGCCGGCGGCTCGCTGCTGCTGATTCCCCTGGCCTGCAGCCTGTTCGGCATCCCCAGCGAAATCGCCATGCAGGTGGTCGCCGTGGGCTTCATCATCGGCGTGCTGCAGGACTCGGCGGAAACCGCGCTGAACTCCTCCACCGACGTGCTCTTCACGGCCGCCGCGTGCATGGCCCAGGAAGACAAGGCGCAAGCCGCCGCCTGATCCAGCGCCCACTAAAAAGCCCGGCCAGGGTCAACCTGGCCGGGCTTTTTTATCACCTGGGGTTTTAGAACGCGCCCATGTAGTCGCGCTTGCCCACTTCCACACCGTTGTGACGCAGGATCGCGTAGGTGGTGGTGACGTGGAAGAAGAACTGCGGCAGGCCGTAGGTCAGCAGGTAGGACTGGCCAGTGAAGCGCTTCTCTTTCGGGGTGCCCGGACGGGTGACGATCTCGATGCCTTCCTTGCCATCGATCTGCGCCGGCTGGATGCCGTCGATGAAGGCCAGCACCTTGGCGATCAGCGCCTGCAGGTCGGCGAAGGTGGTTTCGCTGTCGTCGTACTTGGGCAGCTCGACCTCGGCCAGGCGGGCCGACACGCCCTTGGCGAAGTCCACGGCGATCTGCACCTGACGCACCAGAGGGAACATGTCCGGGTACAGGCGGGCCTGAAGCAGGGCATTGGGCTCGATGTTCTTCGCCGTGGCGTGAGCTTCG
This genomic stretch from Pseudomonas sp. Os17 harbors:
- a CDS encoding TerC family protein: MDYLLQLAASPTAWVALATLVVMEIVLGIDNLIFISILTNKLPEKHRAKARRIGISMALFLRLALLSTIAFIVQLTEPVIDVLGQSFSWKDMILIAGGLFLVWKATTEIHQSMDPEPEKPATATSKVSIGFAAAIGQILMLDLVFSIDSIITAVGMTEHLPIMIIAVVISVLVMLLAAEPLAKFIHDNPTVVMLALGFLIMIGMTLIAEGFGAHVPKGYVYAAMAFSAAIESLNMLARRARQKRQAQHTEV
- the nhaR gene encoding transcriptional activator NhaR; this translates as MLNYRQLHYFWVVAKTGSIVRACEQLNLTPQTISGQISLLEQTYGIELFRRVGRQLELSEAGRQALPYAEQMFQLGGELEAMLRARPDEQQIQFRVGVADVVPKSIVYRLIAPTMELSEPIRLTCREDKLERLLADLAIQRLDLVISDSPMPSHLDIKGYSQKLGECGISFFATAELAQQHGADFPRGLHGAPLLIPGQETVVRSRLLRWFAEQQLQPRIIGEFDDSALMQAFGQSGSGIFIAPSVIAEEVRHQYGVQLIGQTDAVTESFYAISVERKVKHPGILAITEGARRELFTPLAH
- a CDS encoding MFS transporter, with protein sequence MLLPILLLSAAGFTVLTTEFVIVGLLPSIARDLQVSVSQAGLLVTLFAFTVAAFGPFLTAYFARFPRKQLFIGVLLMFGLANTLAALAPNIWVMALARLVPALGLPVFWALASETAVDIVGPDHAGRAIAKIGFGIVCATVFGIPVGTLIADAFGWRSAFGILALVAFAKALLLWVYLPKTRPHNPQASLRAQFRILRSPLMQGHVLLSILVFSGMFTAYTYLADILERLAGFDGTLVGWCLMGFGAVGLIGNSLGGRAVDRHPLIASMVFCALMMGGMLALVPSIDSTLGLAAAMGLWGVTQAALFLVSHVRLIKAAPQAPAFAASLNIAGANLGIGLGAMVGGRVIDTLGLGSLGMAASAFILLSIALALLLMNLKTPQACASVNAPGA
- the sstT gene encoding serine/threonine transporter SstT, which encodes MSAAPPSFLHTLKRLSLVTQIVIGLIAGIALALLAPEVAKSTTFIGKVFVSALKAVAPILVFVLVMASIANHKHGQETHIRPILVLYLLGTFAAAVVAVIASSLFPSSLVLATHDVAVTAPGGISEVLQSLLLSVVDNPVSALMNANFIGILAWAIGMGVAIRHAGETTRAVLDDLSNGVTVIVRVVIRFAPLGIFGLVASTLATSGFDALLGYLHLLAVLIGCMLFVALVMNPLIVFWKIRRNPFPLVLTCLRESGITAFFTRSSAANIPVNLELSKRLGLHEDTYSVSIPLGATINMAGAAITITVLTLAAVHTLGIAVDLPTAVLLSVVAAICACGASGVAGGSLLLIPLACSLFGIPSEIAMQVVAVGFIIGVLQDSAETALNSSTDVLFTAAACMAQEDKAQAAA
- a CDS encoding DUF1993 domain-containing protein, coding for MTISLYAASVPVFKQMLNALSDVLHKAEAHATAKNIEPNALLQARLYPDMFPLVRQVQIAVDFAKGVSARLAEVELPKYDDSETTFADLQALIAKVLAFIDGIQPAQIDGKEGIEIVTRPGTPKEKRFTGQSYLLTYGLPQFFFHVTTTYAILRHNGVEVGKRDYMGAF